One window of Cohnella hashimotonis genomic DNA carries:
- a CDS encoding putative amidoligase domain-containing protein, whose translation MRISGLKRGMDEARDVGIVESGTDKASSKSQMALGTVWIDGKGAVGEMLAAAGLKRLAVDSRPGPSDVIVRLSAGGADPARTDAVAATGHAGAWTWNEAAGAVGSLEPAELDRRLAREGLTATIRSGAAAAGRTGWRRSEGATGVLRVPAQTYVVTVFGLSAPIVRPEPGAHASGRELARRLGRASARAIYSLGLELGTVTWQVDGSGRRGTIVGLDAAIGEPDEAGALRLTEAAAEFAAQWSEEAAGSRPEALLGADPEFVMLTEAGRIVPASRYFGPGERTGSDSVVLRGVQRWPLAELRPRPARDPAVLTQRIRRLLLDASARTAGAKLRWRAGAAPVKGLPLGGHLHFSGLALTAERLRALDNALALPLRLLEPDGAGRRRPRYGALGDFRTKSHGGFEYRTPPSWLVSPRLTLGVLSLAKLAAEHARELSGSRPLDDDALRDAYYDGNLAPLRRAAAAVRVALESLPAYARYGEAVGFLFDAIEAGKVWDESVDIRRGWRIPE comes from the coding sequence GTGCGGATATCCGGCTTGAAGCGCGGCATGGACGAGGCAAGGGACGTCGGTATCGTTGAATCAGGCACGGACAAAGCCAGCTCAAAAAGCCAAATGGCGCTCGGGACGGTGTGGATTGACGGAAAAGGCGCGGTCGGGGAGATGCTTGCGGCTGCGGGACTGAAGCGTCTTGCGGTTGACAGTCGTCCGGGTCCTTCGGATGTGATCGTGAGGCTGTCGGCCGGCGGGGCGGATCCTGCGCGTACCGACGCAGTCGCTGCGACAGGACATGCCGGGGCCTGGACCTGGAACGAGGCGGCGGGCGCAGTCGGTTCGCTCGAGCCAGCAGAGCTCGACCGGCGGCTCGCCCGCGAGGGCTTGACCGCGACAATTCGAAGCGGCGCCGCGGCAGCCGGGCGCACAGGCTGGCGACGGAGCGAGGGGGCGACAGGCGTGCTCCGCGTCCCGGCGCAAACGTACGTCGTCACCGTCTTCGGCCTGTCGGCGCCGATCGTTCGCCCGGAGCCCGGCGCGCATGCGTCCGGGCGCGAGCTGGCCCGCAGGCTGGGCAGAGCCTCCGCGCGCGCCATCTATTCGCTCGGGCTCGAGCTGGGTACCGTCACCTGGCAGGTTGACGGTTCGGGCCGCCGCGGAACCATCGTCGGCTTGGACGCGGCCATCGGGGAACCCGACGAAGCAGGTGCGCTTAGGCTGACAGAGGCCGCTGCCGAATTCGCCGCGCAGTGGTCGGAGGAGGCTGCGGGAAGCCGGCCGGAAGCGCTCCTCGGCGCGGATCCGGAGTTTGTCATGCTCACGGAAGCGGGCCGGATCGTGCCTGCGTCGCGGTATTTCGGTCCGGGCGAGCGGACCGGGAGCGACTCGGTCGTCTTGCGGGGCGTGCAGCGCTGGCCGCTCGCGGAGCTTCGGCCGCGGCCGGCGCGGGACCCCGCCGTGCTGACGCAGCGCATCCGGCGCCTGCTGCTGGACGCGTCCGCGCGGACGGCCGGCGCAAAGCTGCGGTGGCGCGCGGGCGCCGCGCCGGTCAAGGGCTTGCCGCTGGGCGGGCACCTGCACTTCAGCGGTCTTGCCCTTACGGCCGAGCGGCTGCGGGCGCTCGACAACGCGCTTGCGCTGCCGCTGCGGCTGCTCGAGCCGGACGGCGCCGGGCGCCGTCGGCCGCGCTACGGCGCGCTCGGCGACTTCAGGACGAAGTCGCACGGCGGCTTCGAATACCGGACGCCGCCGAGCTGGCTCGTGTCGCCGCGGCTAACGCTCGGTGTCCTGTCGCTTGCGAAGCTCGCGGCAGAGCATGCGCGCGAGCTGTCCGGCAGCCGCCCGCTCGACGACGACGCGCTGCGCGACGCCTACTACGATGGAAACCTGGCGCCGCTGCGGCGTGCGGCCGCAGCCGTGCGCGTCGCGCTCGAATCGCTGCCGGCTTATGCGAGATACGGCGAGGCTGTCGGATTTCTGTTCGATGCCATCGAAGCGGGCAAGGTTTGGGACGAAAGCGTGGATATTCGGCGCGGTTGGCGGATTCCGGAATGA
- a CDS encoding outer spore coat protein CotE, translating into MTLADKRLQRREIITKAVCGKGRKFSTITHSVTPPHHPTSILGAWIINHQYEAVRSGDGIEVVGSYDINIWYSYDKNSQTDVAKETVSYSELVPLSYVDPRHRSSTEEVSADATQEPNCVEALIGGGGTSVLIRVEREYAVEMVAETKVCVVVDPNYFEDGKDADFALDEGDYEDLDADLLEDDL; encoded by the coding sequence ATGACGCTCGCGGATAAACGGCTGCAGCGAAGGGAAATCATCACGAAGGCAGTATGCGGCAAGGGCCGCAAATTCTCGACGATTACCCATTCGGTCACGCCGCCGCACCATCCCACCAGCATTCTCGGGGCATGGATCATCAATCACCAGTACGAAGCGGTTCGTTCGGGTGACGGCATCGAGGTGGTCGGGTCTTACGATATCAATATCTGGTATTCGTACGACAAGAACTCCCAGACCGACGTCGCCAAGGAGACGGTCTCGTACTCGGAGCTCGTGCCGCTTTCGTATGTAGACCCCCGTCATCGCAGCTCCACGGAAGAGGTGTCTGCGGATGCGACGCAGGAACCGAATTGCGTGGAAGCGTTGATCGGCGGAGGCGGTACTTCCGTGCTTATTCGCGTGGAGCGCGAATACGCGGTCGAGATGGTCGCCGAGACCAAAGTATGCGTGGTCGTTGATCCGAACTACTTTGAAGACGGCAAGGATGCGGACTTTGCGCTGGACGAAGGCGATTACGAAGACCTCGATGCCGATCTGCTTGAAGACGATTTGTAA
- a CDS encoding S41 family peptidase, with the protein MKGQRRTASLLLKATLCLALSVLWLPVGAGAATKDQVNEVRQLLEEYHISKPTDDKLGESGIDAMIDALGDPYTQYFSPEELQSFSNAINQSFVGIGIVMSQDDGIVYLEDVVPDSPAYKAGLMPGDALVSIDGVLTAGKTIDAIQIMAAGTEGTFVNIGVKRGLVKLQFLVTRSAVQLPVATSRLMGSGVGYLRLDSFSADAGAKFKTQLQSLEGKGMSSLVVDLRGNGGGYVDQAQQIAALFVKDGILAHVADRDGKDTPIELHGVSRSYPVYILVDGGSASATELLSGALQEYGIAKLVGTKTYGKGVIQQLIPVESGGTLKVTVQEYKTPGGKKVDKVGLTPDVTVAGGLQQLLTAYRLAGGGDVRLTVGRGALVVNGIRSADAGSVVKKNGVWYVSSRLGAVASEAKLSYDPQAKQIVFAKGEATYRLGASDSHVIVKNGVSYIDVRLLSKWFSNLTWAAVGDGTVTLYDSAA; encoded by the coding sequence TTGAAAGGACAACGAAGAACGGCAAGCTTGCTGCTCAAGGCAACGCTGTGTTTGGCCCTGTCGGTCCTATGGCTGCCTGTCGGCGCCGGAGCCGCTACCAAGGACCAAGTCAACGAAGTGCGACAGCTGCTGGAAGAATACCATATCAGCAAGCCGACGGACGACAAGCTGGGCGAGTCCGGCATCGATGCGATGATCGACGCGCTCGGCGATCCGTATACGCAGTACTTTTCGCCGGAGGAGCTGCAAAGCTTCTCGAACGCAATCAATCAATCGTTCGTCGGGATCGGCATCGTCATGTCGCAGGACGACGGCATCGTTTATCTGGAGGACGTCGTTCCGGACAGTCCGGCTTATAAAGCCGGGCTGATGCCGGGCGACGCGCTCGTCTCGATCGACGGCGTGCTGACCGCGGGCAAGACGATCGACGCCATTCAGATCATGGCTGCAGGCACGGAAGGTACGTTCGTCAACATCGGCGTCAAGCGGGGCCTGGTCAAGCTGCAATTCCTGGTGACCAGGTCCGCGGTGCAGCTGCCTGTCGCAACATCCCGGCTGATGGGCAGCGGCGTCGGCTACCTGCGCCTCGATTCCTTTTCGGCGGATGCGGGCGCCAAGTTCAAGACGCAGCTGCAGTCGCTCGAAGGCAAAGGAATGTCGTCTCTTGTCGTCGATCTGCGAGGCAACGGCGGCGGCTATGTGGATCAAGCCCAACAGATCGCGGCTTTGTTCGTCAAGGACGGCATCCTGGCGCACGTAGCGGACCGCGACGGCAAGGATACGCCGATCGAGCTGCACGGCGTGAGCCGCAGCTATCCCGTTTATATTCTCGTCGACGGCGGCAGCGCGAGCGCGACCGAGCTCTTGTCCGGCGCCCTTCAGGAGTACGGCATCGCGAAACTGGTCGGTACGAAGACGTACGGCAAAGGCGTCATCCAGCAGCTCATTCCCGTCGAGTCGGGCGGCACGCTTAAGGTGACCGTGCAAGAGTACAAGACGCCGGGAGGCAAAAAGGTGGACAAGGTCGGACTGACGCCTGACGTCACCGTGGCGGGCGGCCTTCAGCAGCTCCTTACGGCTTACCGGCTTGCTGGTGGCGGCGACGTCCGTCTTACCGTAGGCAGAGGCGCGCTCGTCGTCAACGGCATCCGGTCGGCCGATGCCGGCTCCGTCGTCAAGAAAAACGGCGTCTGGTACGTCAGCTCGAGGCTCGGGGCCGTCGCCTCCGAAGCCAAGCTGAGCTACGATCCCCAGGCCAAGCAGATCGTGTTCGCAAAGGGCGAAGCGACGTACCGGCTGGGTGCCTCGGACAGCCATGTCATCGTCAAAAACGGCGTCAGTTATATCGACGTCCGCCTGCTGTCCAAATGGTTCTCCAACCTGACCTGGGCAGCCGTTGGCGACGGCACGGTCACGCTGTACGATTCGGCGGCTTGA
- a CDS encoding Gfo/Idh/MocA family protein, with amino-acid sequence MGKTKIGIVGTGSISHYHLKAYQKNADVEIYAVCDVNGERAAVTAASFGASAVYTNYAAMMADPQVDAVSICTWNNTHAPFAIEALEAGKHVLVEKPLCLTVEQALEVEKTVVKSGKVLQIGYVRRYDPNALMLQQWIARGEVGDIHYAKASSLRRLGNPGGWFADKSRSGGGPLIDLGVHIIDLCWYLMGRPKVKSVSGNTYKKLGQRSHVKGLTFYKSADYDANSNTVEDLANALIRFENGASLMVDVSFTLHARKDEGLVRLYGDKGGIEIDPEVLLVTEKSDTIVTVSPQTDHASFDADQAFQNEIDHFISCCREGRSPESPVQDGVEMMKILCGIYESAELGREIVFD; translated from the coding sequence ATGGGAAAAACGAAAATCGGGATCGTCGGGACGGGCTCCATTTCCCACTATCACTTGAAGGCGTACCAAAAAAACGCGGATGTCGAGATTTATGCGGTTTGCGACGTGAACGGCGAACGTGCGGCCGTGACGGCGGCGTCCTTCGGCGCTTCGGCGGTCTATACCAACTATGCGGCCATGATGGCGGATCCGCAGGTCGATGCGGTCAGTATCTGCACCTGGAACAACACGCATGCGCCGTTTGCCATTGAGGCGCTGGAGGCGGGCAAGCATGTCCTCGTCGAAAAGCCGCTGTGCTTGACTGTGGAGCAGGCGCTGGAAGTGGAAAAGACGGTCGTTAAGAGCGGCAAAGTGCTCCAGATCGGCTACGTGCGCAGGTACGATCCGAACGCGTTGATGCTGCAGCAGTGGATCGCCCGGGGCGAAGTCGGCGACATCCATTATGCCAAAGCATCGAGCTTGCGGCGGCTCGGCAATCCGGGTGGCTGGTTCGCCGACAAGTCGCGCTCCGGCGGCGGTCCGCTCATCGATCTGGGCGTGCATATCATCGACCTGTGCTGGTACTTGATGGGACGGCCCAAGGTGAAGTCGGTCAGCGGCAATACGTACAAGAAGCTCGGCCAGCGCAGCCATGTCAAGGGCCTTACCTTTTACAAATCCGCGGACTACGATGCCAATTCCAATACGGTTGAGGATTTGGCCAACGCCTTGATCCGCTTCGAAAACGGCGCCTCGCTGATGGTGGACGTGAGCTTCACGCTGCATGCGCGCAAGGACGAGGGGCTAGTCCGGCTGTACGGGGATAAGGGCGGAATCGAGATCGACCCCGAGGTGCTGCTGGTTACGGAAAAATCCGATACGATCGTCACGGTGTCGCCGCAGACAGATCATGCGTCCTTCGATGCGGACCAGGCGTTCCAAAACGAGATCGATCATTTTATCTCCTGCTGCCGGGAGGGACGGTCGCCCGAAAGTCCGGTTCAAGACGGCGTCGAGATGATGAAAATTTTGTGCGGCATCTACGAATCGGCGGAGCTCGGCAGGGAAATCGTGTTCGATTAA
- the mutS gene encoding DNA mismatch repair protein MutS — protein sequence MAGYTPMMQQYLSVKEEAKDALLFFRLGDFYEMFFEDALTASRELEITLTGRGAGQEERIPMCGVPHHSAEGYIAKLVDKGYKVAICEQVEDPKATKGVVKREIVRIVTPGTVMETKSLAGGANNFIVGAAELDGRFGLAACDLTTGEMYVTSFAASAESVKNELNVYRPAEAVGDERALAILEEASLASGRALVTTVRAQTQDPGERLAVQFPEERWDRHEQVRQLAVARLAEYLGDTQKRSLAHVRAVKSYDPQQFMALDAFTRRNLELTETVRDRARKGSLLWLLDRTRTAMGARQLKRWIDQPLLDRASADERLDAVEALHGNWMLREDLRAALSEIYDLERLVGRIAYGTANARDLNALGASLSRIPALKDICAELGSGPLAVLSQSLDACEDLALAIADAIASEPPVSVREGGLIRPGFHERLDELREASKNGKTWIAELERREREATGIKSLKIGFNKVFGYYLEVTRANLGTLPEGRYERKQTLANAERYVTPELKEKEALILEAEDRMIDLEYELFAALRDEIALHIPRLQRLAERVSSLDALQSLAEVSAERRYVRPTWSDGYDLNVTGGRHPVVEAVTEGSAYISNDASLTREGGPILLITGPNMAGKSTYMRQVAMICIMAQIGCFVPATRAELPMVDRIFTRIGAADDLVGGQSTFMVEMKDIQIMTEQATARSLVIIDELGRGTSTDEGMAIAQSVIEYVHDRIGCKALVSTHYHELAHLEETLGGLRNGCMAVKESSDGVTFLRKLVAGAADSSYGIYCAQLAGLPDSIVSRAYGLLEAAGTGPIRTAGERGGAEASPSPGRTPAYEGAVPAPSLEAAQPIVAEREPSAARPAGGVQQLSMFEEAAAAAEGKAAKTRTPEADKLLDKMRKLDVMRMTPLQALEWLNDARNQLIGKGD from the coding sequence ATGGCCGGTTATACCCCGATGATGCAGCAGTATTTGTCCGTGAAGGAAGAAGCGAAGGACGCGCTCTTATTCTTCCGACTGGGCGATTTCTATGAAATGTTTTTCGAAGACGCGCTAACGGCGTCCCGGGAGCTTGAGATTACGCTGACCGGCAGGGGAGCGGGACAGGAAGAGCGCATTCCGATGTGCGGCGTCCCCCATCACTCGGCGGAAGGTTACATAGCGAAACTGGTGGACAAGGGCTACAAGGTCGCGATCTGCGAGCAAGTCGAAGATCCGAAGGCGACCAAAGGCGTCGTGAAGCGCGAGATCGTGCGGATCGTCACGCCCGGCACGGTGATGGAGACGAAGTCGCTGGCGGGCGGTGCGAACAACTTTATCGTCGGCGCCGCCGAGCTGGACGGCCGGTTTGGCCTTGCGGCCTGCGATCTGACGACCGGCGAGATGTACGTGACATCGTTCGCGGCGTCGGCGGAGTCGGTTAAAAACGAGCTGAACGTATACCGTCCGGCCGAAGCCGTCGGCGATGAGCGGGCGCTGGCTATTCTGGAGGAGGCGTCCCTGGCGTCGGGCAGAGCCTTGGTTACGACGGTCAGGGCGCAGACGCAGGACCCGGGCGAGCGGCTCGCCGTACAGTTTCCTGAAGAGCGATGGGACAGACACGAGCAGGTGCGACAGCTCGCCGTCGCCCGCCTTGCGGAATATCTCGGCGATACGCAGAAGCGGTCGCTTGCCCACGTGCGAGCGGTCAAGAGCTACGACCCGCAGCAATTCATGGCGCTCGACGCCTTCACGCGGCGCAACCTCGAGCTGACAGAGACCGTGCGCGACCGCGCCCGCAAGGGCTCGCTGCTGTGGCTCCTCGACCGCACGCGCACGGCGATGGGCGCGCGCCAGCTGAAGCGCTGGATCGACCAGCCGCTGCTCGACCGGGCGTCGGCGGACGAGCGGCTCGACGCGGTCGAGGCGCTGCACGGCAACTGGATGCTGCGGGAGGATCTGCGCGCCGCGCTGTCGGAGATTTACGACCTGGAACGGCTGGTCGGGCGGATCGCCTATGGCACGGCCAACGCGCGAGATCTTAACGCGCTCGGTGCGTCGCTATCGCGCATCCCGGCGCTCAAGGACATTTGCGCGGAGCTCGGCTCGGGGCCGCTCGCCGTCCTGTCGCAGTCGCTCGACGCCTGCGAGGATCTGGCGCTGGCGATCGCGGACGCGATCGCCTCCGAGCCGCCGGTGTCGGTTCGCGAAGGCGGATTGATCCGGCCGGGCTTCCACGAGCGGCTGGACGAGCTGCGCGAAGCGAGCAAGAACGGCAAGACCTGGATCGCCGAGCTCGAGCGGCGGGAGCGCGAGGCGACGGGCATCAAGTCGCTGAAGATCGGGTTCAACAAGGTGTTCGGTTATTATCTCGAAGTGACGCGGGCCAATCTGGGCACGCTGCCCGAGGGCCGGTACGAGCGCAAGCAGACGCTCGCCAACGCCGAGCGCTACGTGACGCCGGAGCTGAAGGAGAAGGAGGCGCTCATCCTCGAGGCCGAGGACCGCATGATCGATCTGGAGTACGAGCTGTTCGCCGCCCTCCGTGACGAGATCGCCCTTCATATTCCGCGCCTGCAGCGTCTGGCCGAGCGGGTGTCGAGCCTTGACGCGCTGCAGTCGCTGGCGGAGGTCAGCGCGGAGCGGCGATATGTCAGGCCGACGTGGAGCGACGGCTACGACCTGAACGTAACCGGCGGCCGGCATCCCGTCGTGGAAGCCGTGACCGAAGGGAGCGCCTATATCTCGAACGACGCCTCGCTGACGCGCGAAGGCGGTCCGATCCTTCTCATCACGGGTCCCAACATGGCGGGCAAGAGCACGTATATGAGGCAGGTCGCGATGATCTGCATCATGGCCCAGATCGGCTGCTTCGTGCCCGCAACCCGGGCCGAGCTGCCGATGGTCGACCGCATTTTCACGCGGATCGGCGCGGCCGACGACCTCGTGGGCGGACAGAGCACGTTCATGGTCGAAATGAAGGACATCCAGATCATGACGGAGCAGGCGACGGCGCGGAGCCTGGTCATCATCGACGAGCTCGGCCGCGGCACATCGACGGACGAGGGCATGGCGATCGCCCAGTCCGTCATCGAATACGTGCACGACCGGATCGGCTGCAAGGCGCTCGTCTCCACGCATTACCACGAGCTGGCCCATCTGGAGGAGACGCTCGGGGGGCTGCGCAACGGCTGCATGGCCGTCAAGGAGAGCTCGGACGGCGTCACCTTCCTCCGCAAGCTCGTAGCCGGCGCGGCGGATTCAAGCTACGGGATCTACTGCGCGCAGCTCGCCGGCCTGCCGGATTCGATCGTGTCGAGAGCTTACGGTCTGCTTGAAGCCGCAGGGACGGGGCCGATCAGGACAGCCGGCGAGCGTGGCGGCGCCGAAGCTTCGCCGAGCCCGGGCCGGACTCCGGCGTACGAAGGGGCAGTCCCGGCACCGTCACTGGAAGCCGCGCAGCCGATCGTTGCCGAGCGCGAGCCGTCCGCAGCAAGGCCGGCGGGCGGCGTGCAGCAGCTGTCGATGTTCGAGGAAGCCGCGGCTGCCGCCGAGGGAAAGGCCGCGAAGACGCGGACGCCCGAAGCGGACAAGCTGCTCGACAAGATGCGCAAGCTCGATGTCATGCGCATGACGCCGTTGCAGGCATTGGAATGGCTGAACGACGCGCGCAATCAATTGATCGGAAAAGGGGACTGA
- a CDS encoding aromatic acid exporter family protein codes for MSATKEASGLRRLIGLRVTKTALATVAAIYIAMLLHVENAQAAGILAILGVDTTRWRGIMTVYARFAASVIGLAVASAVFLLAGFHVWTLALYILIAFPLLTRIKMKEGIVTGSVIVFHLFHNGIVSWHTIGTELALLAIGLGSATAFNLAYMPKQRKSLESLRQTTEDLFVAMLGELAKFLRDPAAVWGGDELLRAEAAIEEGMQTAKRSQENRLSRQDEPWLLYFGMRREQLDLIQLMMENIAFVSSSVPQSEAIASLFDRLTHDVRSEFYEGKTERALDALEREFKAMPLPATREEFEIRAALLHLCRELRRFLTVGSRGKMRRSS; via the coding sequence ATGAGCGCGACAAAGGAAGCAAGCGGCCTGCGACGCCTGATCGGACTGCGCGTGACGAAAACGGCGCTCGCGACCGTGGCGGCCATATATATCGCGATGCTTCTGCATGTGGAAAATGCGCAGGCGGCCGGCATCCTCGCCATCCTGGGCGTCGATACGACACGCTGGCGAGGCATCATGACGGTATACGCGCGGTTCGCGGCGTCCGTCATCGGCTTGGCCGTCGCGTCGGCCGTGTTCCTGCTGGCGGGCTTTCACGTCTGGACGCTCGCGCTGTACATACTGATCGCATTCCCGCTGCTCACGCGCATTAAAATGAAGGAAGGCATCGTCACCGGTTCGGTCATCGTCTTCCATCTGTTCCATAACGGGATCGTGTCCTGGCATACGATCGGGACGGAGCTGGCGCTGCTTGCGATCGGCCTCGGCTCGGCGACGGCGTTCAATCTCGCGTACATGCCGAAGCAGCGCAAGTCGCTCGAGTCGCTTCGCCAGACGACCGAGGATCTGTTCGTCGCGATGCTGGGCGAGCTGGCCAAATTTCTGCGCGATCCGGCGGCCGTATGGGGCGGCGACGAGCTGCTAAGGGCCGAAGCTGCCATCGAGGAAGGCATGCAGACGGCCAAGCGTTCGCAGGAAAACCGGCTGAGCCGGCAGGACGAGCCTTGGCTTCTGTACTTTGGTATGCGGCGCGAGCAGCTCGACTTGATTCAGCTGATGATGGAGAACATCGCGTTCGTATCGTCCAGCGTGCCCCAGTCCGAAGCGATCGCTTCATTGTTCGACAGGCTGACGCATGACGTGAGGTCCGAATTTTACGAGGGCAAGACTGAACGCGCGCTCGACGCGCTCGAGCGGGAGTTCAAGGCGATGCCGCTGCCTGCGACGCGCGAGGAGTTCGAGATCCGGGCTGCGCTGCTGCATTTGTGCAGAGAGCTCCGCCGATTTTTGACCGTCGGCAGCAGAGGGAAAATGCGCAGGTCTTCATGA